In one window of Frigoriglobus tundricola DNA:
- a CDS encoding tetratricopeptide repeat protein, with the protein MLSPRTRGCAALLLVAVFQTVAGAQPTPDQQAEALLNAGRKAYNEGHPQFAAERFTELLAKFGGSKDANAARYGLGLALLDLSDRNFQKALEAFGPPAGDAKFPDRALALYYAGVCQRGLGHKDLAEGAAHSNEMPQRTQAANGKFTEAAKLFTRAREAFEKKSPPDTEWAARARCDSAEMELRVGKVKEARATAEPFVKDATYAKSTSRPLGLYYYGTASFLLNDIPGAGKALGQLAPFDRPYGPHARYLLGRVHAAQGESAEAAAAFDAVIAEYARQKDAAVEALKHPERLKNDPFEKARLEQLAHKPAPDYVAGSAFYGACLNYEAGKFGEAQLKFEAFGRDYSASPLKDDAKLRLGFCQVQTKQFEPAVKTLHPLTGHARLADQALFWTGKAQAGLAAQVDPNNRDQRAHAYNTAIGTLRAATDRANQGDAEAKARRAEMLLELADTHLAAKLPKDAAGIYETIWNEKLLPAKAEETLQRLIAAYHLAGDLSASEARIALFKQQFPNSTLMPLVLFRAAENAYAKAEGFVKENKPADAKTAFADAATRYTEVVTKYPEFDRVNRAKFGQALCAVAVEDWEKAIKVLESVPAAERSGDLAPVPYVLADCLIRTAPAKAEDALQDNMLREKLGAAVALLDAFVAANPRAEQTADAVLKQGYCHKRLAIQLQPGNERNEALSKARAAFEKLDNEFKRSPLVGTAHLERAKVLALQGDKGNAINALRQFATDPLQKSPAAPLGYIYLATLLREQNQPAEAAQALQDARNKFEGGLNAAQKSEWVALLRYHHGVALFEDNKPADARAAFDQAAQAAPDLPVAVEATLKGTQCQAEEAKAKIADIEKQRQLQPNPKPERAAEFENRIKAARGDLANVGKLFEQRAETYRPTHPQSEARARMLYDAAWTYRAAGADPTGAYTKLLGQFADLALAVEARLELAELVAEKTPDVAIKLLKEAIDREPTDKPTPPETIDRIRIRLGAALFDKKDYAAAQGQFDAVGNNEKSPHRAHGLYRSAECLLALGKADEAQKKLVIFRDNGAFHNVAGVSDRALLRLGSAYAQLKQWEPARQTFQTVIDRYGNNNTWAIDARYGMGWAYQNQGRHDDAASAYALVTQATTDDRAGRAHLQIGLCRAAQSKWAEAGKSFEAVYFGYDLPDLKLPAMLEHARVLVKDKKPEAATKLLDRVLTDAPKDSKWAKAAQEQMDKIKKK; encoded by the coding sequence ATGCTCAGTCCCCGCACTCGCGGTTGCGCCGCGCTTCTGCTCGTTGCCGTTTTCCAAACGGTAGCGGGGGCACAGCCCACGCCCGACCAGCAGGCGGAAGCGCTCCTGAACGCGGGGCGGAAGGCGTACAACGAGGGCCACCCGCAGTTCGCCGCGGAGCGGTTCACCGAGCTGCTCGCCAAGTTCGGAGGTTCCAAGGACGCGAACGCCGCCCGGTACGGCCTCGGCCTCGCGCTCCTCGATCTCTCCGACCGCAACTTCCAGAAGGCGCTCGAAGCGTTCGGCCCCCCGGCCGGCGACGCGAAGTTCCCGGACCGGGCGCTCGCGCTCTACTACGCCGGCGTGTGCCAGCGCGGGCTGGGGCACAAGGACCTCGCCGAAGGCGCCGCGCACTCCAACGAGATGCCGCAGCGCACGCAGGCCGCCAACGGCAAATTCACCGAGGCCGCGAAACTCTTCACCCGGGCCCGCGAGGCGTTCGAAAAGAAGAGCCCCCCGGATACCGAGTGGGCCGCCCGCGCGCGGTGCGACAGCGCCGAGATGGAACTGCGCGTCGGAAAAGTGAAGGAGGCGCGAGCGACCGCGGAACCGTTCGTGAAGGACGCGACCTACGCCAAGAGCACGTCCCGCCCGCTCGGCCTGTACTACTACGGCACCGCGAGTTTCCTTCTGAACGACATCCCGGGGGCCGGCAAGGCGCTCGGTCAACTCGCCCCGTTCGACCGGCCCTACGGGCCGCACGCGCGCTACCTCCTCGGCCGGGTCCACGCGGCGCAGGGCGAAAGCGCCGAGGCCGCGGCCGCGTTCGACGCCGTCATCGCCGAGTACGCCAGGCAGAAGGACGCGGCCGTCGAGGCGCTGAAGCACCCCGAGCGCCTCAAGAACGACCCGTTCGAAAAGGCCCGGCTCGAACAACTGGCGCACAAGCCGGCCCCGGATTACGTCGCGGGCAGCGCGTTCTACGGCGCGTGCCTCAACTACGAGGCCGGTAAGTTCGGCGAGGCGCAGCTCAAGTTCGAGGCGTTCGGCCGGGACTACTCGGCGTCGCCGCTGAAGGACGACGCGAAGCTCCGGCTCGGCTTCTGCCAGGTGCAAACGAAGCAATTCGAGCCGGCGGTGAAGACGCTGCACCCGCTGACGGGCCACGCGCGGCTCGCGGACCAGGCGCTCTTCTGGACCGGCAAAGCGCAAGCCGGGCTCGCCGCGCAGGTCGATCCGAACAACCGGGACCAGCGCGCGCACGCGTACAACACCGCGATCGGCACGCTCCGCGCCGCGACCGACAGGGCCAATCAGGGCGACGCCGAGGCCAAGGCCCGCCGCGCCGAGATGCTCCTCGAACTCGCCGACACGCACCTCGCCGCGAAGCTCCCCAAGGACGCGGCAGGCATCTACGAGACCATTTGGAACGAGAAACTGCTGCCCGCTAAAGCAGAGGAGACGCTCCAGCGGCTCATCGCCGCCTACCACCTCGCGGGCGACCTCTCCGCTTCCGAGGCCCGCATCGCGCTCTTCAAGCAGCAGTTCCCGAACAGCACCCTCATGCCGCTGGTGCTGTTCCGCGCCGCCGAAAACGCCTACGCAAAAGCGGAAGGCTTTGTGAAGGAGAACAAGCCCGCCGACGCGAAGACCGCGTTCGCCGACGCCGCGACCCGGTACACAGAAGTCGTTACGAAGTACCCCGAGTTCGACCGCGTGAACCGGGCGAAGTTCGGCCAGGCGCTCTGCGCCGTCGCGGTCGAGGACTGGGAGAAGGCGATCAAGGTGCTGGAGTCGGTCCCGGCCGCGGAGCGCAGCGGCGACCTCGCGCCGGTGCCCTACGTCCTGGCGGACTGCCTCATCCGCACCGCGCCCGCGAAGGCCGAAGACGCGCTCCAGGACAACATGCTCCGCGAGAAGCTCGGCGCCGCCGTGGCGCTGCTCGACGCCTTCGTCGCGGCCAACCCGCGGGCCGAGCAGACCGCCGACGCCGTTCTGAAGCAGGGCTACTGCCACAAGCGGCTGGCGATCCAGTTGCAGCCGGGCAACGAGCGGAACGAGGCGCTCAGCAAGGCCCGCGCCGCGTTCGAGAAGCTCGATAACGAGTTCAAGCGGTCCCCGCTCGTGGGCACCGCGCACCTGGAGCGCGCGAAGGTGCTGGCCCTTCAGGGCGACAAGGGGAACGCGATCAACGCGCTGCGCCAGTTCGCGACCGACCCGCTCCAGAAGTCGCCGGCCGCTCCGCTGGGCTACATCTACCTCGCCACGCTGCTCCGCGAGCAGAACCAGCCCGCCGAGGCCGCCCAGGCGCTTCAGGACGCGCGCAACAAGTTCGAGGGGGGCCTGAACGCGGCGCAGAAATCGGAATGGGTCGCGCTGCTCCGCTACCACCACGGCGTCGCGCTCTTCGAGGACAACAAGCCGGCGGACGCCCGCGCGGCGTTCGATCAGGCCGCCCAGGCCGCGCCCGATCTGCCCGTCGCCGTCGAAGCCACCCTGAAGGGGACACAGTGCCAGGCGGAGGAAGCGAAGGCCAAGATCGCGGACATCGAGAAACAGCGCCAGCTGCAACCCAACCCGAAGCCCGAGCGGGCCGCCGAGTTCGAGAACCGGATCAAGGCCGCCCGGGGCGACCTCGCGAACGTGGGCAAGCTGTTCGAGCAGCGGGCGGAGACCTACCGCCCGACGCACCCGCAGAGCGAGGCCCGTGCCCGGATGCTCTACGACGCGGCCTGGACGTACCGCGCCGCCGGGGCCGACCCGACCGGGGCGTACACCAAACTCCTCGGGCAGTTCGCCGACCTCGCGCTCGCGGTCGAGGCGCGACTGGAACTGGCCGAACTGGTCGCGGAGAAAACCCCCGACGTGGCGATCAAGCTCTTGAAAGAGGCGATCGACCGGGAGCCGACCGACAAGCCGACCCCGCCGGAGACCATCGACCGCATCCGCATCCGGCTGGGCGCGGCGCTGTTCGACAAGAAGGACTACGCGGCGGCGCAGGGCCAGTTCGACGCGGTGGGCAACAACGAGAAGTCGCCGCACCGGGCGCACGGCCTGTACCGCTCGGCGGAGTGCCTGCTCGCGCTCGGCAAGGCCGACGAGGCGCAGAAGAAGCTCGTGATCTTCCGCGACAACGGGGCGTTCCACAACGTCGCCGGCGTGAGCGACCGCGCGCTGCTCCGCCTGGGCTCCGCGTACGCGCAACTGAAGCAGTGGGAGCCGGCCCGGCAGACGTTCCAGACCGTCATCGACCGCTACGGCAACAACAACACCTGGGCCATCGACGCCCGGTACGGGATGGGTTGGGCGTACCAGAACCAGGGCCGCCACGACGACGCGGCGAGCGCCTACGCCCTGGTGACCCAGGCCACCACCGACGACCGCGCCGGCCGCGCGCACCTACAAATCGGGCTGTGCCGGGCGGCGCAGTCGAAGTGGGCCGAGGCGGGCAAGTCGTTCGAAGCGGTGTACTTCGGGTACGACTTGCCGGATCTGAAGCTTCCGGCCATGCTCGAACACGCCCGCGTGCTGGTGAAGGACAAGAAGCCGGAAGCGGCCACGAAGCTCCTCGACCGCGTCCTGACGGACGCTCCCAAAGACAGCAAATGGGCGAAGGCCGCCCAGGAGCAGATGGACAAGATCAAGAAGAAGTGA
- a CDS encoding tyrosine-protein phosphatase, translating to MVPLADTHVHLLAGLDDGPPTPDVALAMCRLLVAEGVRHATALAHQNPGYPDNTADRLRAAAAALAVQLAEQKIPLSVHPTGEIMLTPATLDEWRAGRLLSVGDHRQWLLVEMPHDKFVDVLPLAEALKPEGVGLIVAHAERYGPLLDDPALTAQWIAAGCRIQVTARALADPWEPGQDEALERWAKCGFIHLLGSDGHGIDRRRPVLAAGVARLAKWVGRAQARRIAGEWGRAVLEGEPFTVPPCPPRRGWFTRLFGG from the coding sequence ATGGTTCCCCTCGCGGACACACACGTTCATTTACTCGCGGGTCTCGACGACGGACCGCCCACGCCCGACGTCGCTCTGGCCATGTGCCGCTTGCTCGTCGCCGAGGGCGTCCGCCACGCGACGGCCCTCGCGCACCAGAACCCCGGCTACCCCGACAACACCGCCGACCGGCTCCGCGCCGCCGCCGCCGCACTCGCAGTTCAACTCGCGGAGCAAAAGATCCCGCTCTCGGTTCACCCCACCGGCGAGATCATGCTCACCCCCGCCACGCTCGACGAGTGGCGGGCGGGCCGGTTGCTCTCCGTCGGGGACCACCGGCAGTGGCTCCTCGTGGAGATGCCGCACGACAAATTCGTCGACGTCCTGCCGCTGGCGGAGGCGCTGAAGCCCGAAGGCGTGGGCCTGATCGTCGCGCACGCGGAGCGCTACGGGCCGCTGCTCGACGACCCGGCCCTGACGGCGCAGTGGATCGCGGCCGGGTGTCGGATCCAGGTGACCGCCCGCGCGCTGGCGGACCCGTGGGAGCCCGGACAGGACGAGGCACTGGAGCGGTGGGCGAAGTGCGGCTTCATCCACCTGTTGGGGTCCGACGGGCACGGCATCGACCGCCGGCGCCCGGTGCTGGCGGCCGGGGTCGCCCGGCTGGCGAAGTGGGTGGGCCGGGCACAGGCCCGACGGATCGCGGGCGAATGGGGCCGAGCGGTTCTGGAGGGCGAGCCGTTCACGGTGCCGCCGTGTCCGCCGCGCCGGGGCTGGTTCACGCGCCTCTTCGGCGGCTGA
- a CDS encoding RNA polymerase sigma factor has translation MRTTVAGPVMTDGDIWRERAIRDAVLAGDAEAWRQWYDAHFDRLAAYARWRCGGLRDLADDVVQETWLVAVRRLGGFDPAKGAFFDWLCGIVSNATRSAIRARGRRAARVRPLAPADDRPAVDPGATTDTAERVAAALAALPDHYERVLRAKYLDRLTVDEIAAARADSPKAVESLLARPAGVPRSLREDQ, from the coding sequence GTGCGGACCACGGTTGCGGGGCCGGTGATGACCGACGGCGACATCTGGCGCGAGCGGGCGATCCGCGACGCGGTGCTGGCGGGCGACGCCGAGGCGTGGCGGCAGTGGTACGACGCGCACTTCGACCGCCTCGCCGCCTACGCCCGCTGGCGGTGCGGCGGGCTGCGCGACCTCGCCGACGACGTGGTCCAGGAAACGTGGCTCGTGGCGGTGCGGCGTCTCGGCGGCTTCGACCCGGCGAAGGGCGCGTTCTTCGACTGGCTGTGCGGGATCGTGTCCAACGCCACCCGGAGCGCGATCCGCGCCCGGGGCCGGCGGGCGGCACGCGTCCGCCCCCTCGCGCCCGCCGACGACCGGCCGGCGGTTGATCCCGGCGCCACGACCGACACGGCCGAGCGCGTGGCCGCCGCCCTGGCCGCTCTGCCCGACCACTACGAGCGCGTGCTGCGGGCGAAGTACCTGGACCGGCTGACGGTGGACGAGATCGCGGCGGCGCGGGCCGACTCGCCGAAGGCCGTCGAGTCGTTGCTCGCGCGCCCGGCAGGCGTTCCGCGAAGCCTTCGAGAAGACCAATGA
- a CDS encoding cysteine peptidase family C39 domain-containing protein, producing the protein MPIVIDWSPAVDPSDVVREVRDVLAAGAAVVLPGDCGYLALWRPGTRVELTPPALLAWGPDDAAALGLPVPPARARA; encoded by the coding sequence ATGCCGATCGTGATCGACTGGAGCCCAGCCGTCGATCCGTCCGACGTGGTGCGGGAGGTGCGGGACGTTCTCGCGGCCGGCGCGGCGGTCGTGCTGCCGGGGGACTGCGGGTATCTGGCGCTGTGGAGGCCCGGCACGCGCGTAGAATTAACTCCACCGGCGCTGCTCGCGTGGGGACCGGACGATGCGGCCGCGCTCGGCCTGCCCGTCCCGCCCGCGCGCGCGCGCGCCTGA
- a CDS encoding arsenate reductase/protein-tyrosine-phosphatase family protein: MLRAWPAPLVIELPAPAGVPATVNGFARFRCPEHPLFDLVIPAVAGLGPVLVADSRDATADATTQRLGETVGVVVNAGTRPVLAPTVVRAADAGWAVTEAGAFPPAEIERLAARIVLFVCTGNTCRSPLAEALAKKLLADRLGCTADELPARGFWVLSAGVAAYGGGAASEESVAVAAELGADLGGHSSRPVNPQLLMAADDVIAMTQGHLHALAARYPGIGPAARLLCGDEDLDDPIGADAEVYRACARTILLHLGRILPEWVGS; this comes from the coding sequence ATGCTGCGGGCGTGGCCCGCCCCGCTGGTGATCGAACTCCCGGCGCCCGCGGGCGTGCCCGCGACGGTGAACGGCTTCGCCCGCTTCCGGTGCCCCGAACACCCGCTGTTCGACCTGGTGATTCCGGCCGTCGCCGGGCTCGGCCCGGTCCTCGTAGCGGACTCTCGCGATGCGACCGCGGACGCCACAACCCAGCGGCTCGGCGAAACGGTCGGAGTGGTGGTTAACGCGGGCACGCGGCCGGTTCTCGCGCCGACGGTGGTCCGCGCCGCCGACGCCGGGTGGGCGGTGACCGAGGCCGGCGCGTTCCCCCCGGCCGAGATCGAGCGGCTGGCCGCCCGGATCGTGCTGTTCGTGTGTACGGGCAACACCTGCCGCAGTCCGCTGGCCGAAGCGCTGGCGAAGAAGCTGCTCGCCGACCGGCTCGGCTGCACCGCGGACGAGTTACCGGCTCGGGGCTTCTGGGTGCTGTCCGCGGGGGTCGCGGCCTACGGGGGCGGAGCGGCGTCCGAGGAATCGGTGGCGGTCGCGGCGGAGCTGGGCGCGGACCTGGGAGGGCACTCCAGTCGCCCGGTCAACCCGCAACTGCTGATGGCCGCCGACGACGTGATCGCGATGACGCAGGGCCACCTGCACGCGCTGGCCGCCCGGTACCCGGGGATCGGCCCGGCGGCCCGGTTGCTCTGCGGGGACGAGGATCTGGACGACCCGATCGGCGCCGACGCGGAGGTGTACCGGGCGTGCGCCCGGACCATTCTCCTGCACCTGGGGCGAATACTTCCAGAATGGGTGGGGTCATGA
- the rpiB gene encoding ribose 5-phosphate isomerase B yields MKVAVGNDHRGLAVKQRVIGLLAELGHEIHDLGATGPAGVDYPDYAIPVGEEVGTGKADRGILICATGHGMCIAANKVPGVRASNCRDEVDAELSRRHNDSNVICIAADLLGEEQIERMIRSWLATDFEGGRHTRRTEKVVAYEKARMKPPCD; encoded by the coding sequence ATGAAGGTCGCCGTGGGCAACGACCACCGCGGGTTGGCCGTCAAACAGCGGGTGATCGGCCTCTTGGCCGAACTGGGGCACGAAATCCACGACCTCGGCGCCACCGGTCCGGCCGGCGTGGACTACCCGGACTACGCCATTCCGGTGGGCGAAGAGGTGGGCACCGGGAAGGCCGACCGCGGCATCCTCATCTGCGCCACCGGGCACGGCATGTGCATCGCCGCCAACAAGGTGCCCGGCGTGCGCGCGTCGAACTGCCGCGACGAAGTGGACGCCGAACTGTCCCGCCGGCACAACGACTCGAACGTCATTTGCATCGCCGCCGACCTGTTGGGCGAAGAGCAGATCGAGCGCATGATCCGCTCCTGGCTGGCCACCGACTTCGAGGGCGGCCGCCACACCCGCCGCACCGAAAAGGTCGTCGCGTATGAAAAAGCGCGCATGAAGCCGCCGTGCGACTGA
- a CDS encoding glycosyltransferase family 4 protein, giving the protein MAGLLGRKPSAGPLGRVAAATGGLWLRAHGIVYKLNPRERVGRLLKLALTGQFGSLFEKVRRHSKAVAPTAVAGGAAPVVRTGPPLHLAGSIHGHGGYDHLVLKALIGLTDAGVHVFRDPRAFIDRAHVPPKYAPDERMYDWRGPRLAVIPPYLLHRFAPTAETAAWTMWETDTLPAGSAKSLNRCGLLLIPSRWGVDCFRAGGVTVPMEVVPLGYDPTVFAPRGPDRGPDVCTFGTAGALDEGGLRKNVQRVIDLFRAAFPDRTDVRLKVKITPRSPMVNAHGDPRVEVVNAPLPPAALAEWYHSLTCYVNASYGEGFGLHLLEAMGCGVPLISTTFSAVGEVFDSAVGYEVGYKLIEAKNALYTGRWADPDNDGLIARMREVRADRAAAERLGHAAARRAPGFSWAASINKLTAALAKHGYLPEGFATR; this is encoded by the coding sequence ATGGCGGGATTGCTCGGCCGAAAGCCGTCTGCGGGGCCGCTCGGCCGGGTGGCGGCCGCGACCGGCGGGTTGTGGCTGCGGGCGCACGGCATCGTCTACAAACTGAACCCCCGCGAGCGGGTCGGCCGGTTGCTGAAACTGGCCCTGACCGGCCAGTTCGGTTCTCTTTTCGAGAAAGTGCGGCGCCACAGCAAGGCCGTGGCGCCGACTGCGGTAGCCGGGGGAGCGGCACCCGTCGTTCGGACCGGTCCGCCGCTCCACCTCGCCGGGAGCATCCACGGCCACGGCGGCTACGACCATCTCGTCCTCAAAGCGCTCATCGGGTTGACCGACGCCGGCGTTCACGTGTTCCGCGACCCGCGGGCGTTCATCGACCGCGCCCACGTGCCGCCGAAATACGCTCCGGACGAGCGGATGTACGACTGGCGCGGGCCGCGGCTGGCGGTCATTCCCCCCTACCTCCTCCACCGGTTCGCGCCGACCGCCGAAACGGCCGCCTGGACCATGTGGGAAACGGACACCCTCCCGGCCGGCTCGGCGAAATCCCTGAACCGGTGCGGTCTGCTCCTCATCCCGAGCCGGTGGGGGGTGGACTGCTTCCGCGCGGGCGGGGTGACGGTGCCGATGGAAGTGGTGCCGCTCGGCTACGACCCCACCGTGTTCGCGCCGCGCGGACCGGACCGCGGGCCGGACGTCTGCACCTTCGGTACGGCCGGTGCCCTCGACGAGGGCGGGCTGCGTAAGAACGTGCAGCGCGTGATCGACCTGTTCCGGGCCGCGTTCCCCGACCGCACCGACGTGCGGCTGAAAGTGAAGATCACCCCGCGCTCGCCGATGGTGAACGCGCACGGCGACCCGCGGGTCGAAGTCGTGAACGCCCCGCTGCCGCCGGCGGCGCTGGCCGAGTGGTACCACTCGCTGACGTGTTACGTGAACGCGTCCTACGGGGAGGGCTTCGGGCTGCACCTACTCGAGGCGATGGGGTGCGGGGTGCCGCTCATCAGCACCACCTTCAGCGCGGTCGGTGAGGTGTTCGATTCGGCCGTCGGGTACGAGGTGGGCTACAAGCTGATCGAGGCGAAGAACGCGCTCTACACGGGCCGGTGGGCCGACCCGGACAACGACGGGCTGATCGCACGCATGCGCGAGGTCCGCGCCGACCGGGCCGCGGCCGAGCGCCTGGGGCACGCCGCGGCGCGCCGCGCGCCGGGGTTCAGTTGGGCGGCCAGCATCAACAAACTCACGGCCGCACTGGCGAAGCACGGCTATTTGCCGGAAGGATTTGCGACCCGTTGA
- a CDS encoding patatin-like phospholipase family protein, which yields MVRTCLRPGPVVALGLVLVALVIGCASPGSIGERRAPLRHLMGREARSPEELRASIGWLDIEAQDAGRGTITSKDLIEFAEQARATRKPPVPFPRKSVLIVTGGGSYGAYPAGVLVGWTAAGTRPEFDVVTGISTGALLGAFAFLGASEDCELQRCYTTLRNEDIYRRNRFIPSLLSEAFADTAPLAKLIARTATDERIRRYALEHQKGRRFYVGTTDLDARRAVIWDMGAIAARDTPEDRDLFRKVLLASASIPGFFPPVRIPVTVDGKRHVERHIDGGTTSSMFFAPPWVPPEARAALPSGWLYGSDIYVLVAGKMYPDPAPVKPRAIAIASSAVSTVIYDQTRSDLHKVFLLSTVTGMNYNVAVIPRDLDSPLASTDFDPVEMTRLFNAGAEWARSGPKWRITPPGYESGEGVKFRAGTVLTDTGRGAPRGELGPPKWPLPATVPPEK from the coding sequence ATGGTCCGCACGTGTCTGCGGCCGGGACCAGTGGTTGCGCTGGGCCTCGTGCTCGTCGCCCTGGTGATCGGCTGCGCCAGTCCGGGCAGCATCGGTGAGCGCCGCGCACCGCTCCGGCACCTGATGGGGCGAGAGGCCCGGTCGCCGGAAGAGCTCCGCGCCTCCATCGGCTGGCTCGACATTGAGGCCCAAGACGCCGGGCGCGGAACCATCACATCGAAGGACCTGATCGAGTTCGCGGAACAGGCCCGCGCGACCCGAAAGCCGCCGGTCCCGTTCCCACGAAAATCCGTCCTCATTGTCACCGGCGGCGGCTCATACGGTGCGTACCCCGCCGGCGTGCTCGTCGGCTGGACGGCGGCCGGCACCCGGCCCGAGTTCGACGTCGTCACCGGGATCAGCACGGGTGCCCTCCTCGGCGCGTTCGCGTTCCTCGGGGCCTCCGAGGACTGCGAGCTCCAGCGGTGTTACACCACCTTGCGGAACGAGGACATCTACCGCCGCAACCGGTTCATCCCGTCGCTCCTGTCCGAAGCGTTCGCCGACACGGCGCCCCTGGCCAAACTGATCGCCCGGACGGCGACCGACGAGCGCATCCGCCGGTACGCGCTCGAGCACCAGAAGGGGCGGCGGTTTTACGTCGGGACCACCGATCTGGACGCCCGCCGGGCGGTGATCTGGGACATGGGGGCGATCGCGGCGCGCGACACCCCCGAGGACCGGGACCTGTTCCGCAAGGTGCTGCTCGCTTCGGCCTCGATACCCGGCTTCTTCCCGCCGGTACGCATCCCCGTGACGGTGGACGGGAAGCGGCACGTGGAGCGCCACATCGATGGTGGGACCACGTCGTCGATGTTCTTCGCCCCCCCGTGGGTGCCGCCCGAGGCGCGCGCGGCCCTCCCGAGCGGCTGGTTGTACGGGTCGGACATCTACGTTCTCGTCGCGGGAAAGATGTACCCGGACCCGGCCCCGGTGAAGCCGCGGGCGATCGCCATCGCCAGCAGCGCCGTTTCGACCGTCATTTACGATCAGACCCGGAGCGACCTCCACAAGGTGTTCCTGCTCAGCACCGTGACGGGGATGAACTACAACGTGGCGGTGATCCCGCGCGACCTGGATTCGCCGCTCGCCAGTACCGACTTCGATCCGGTCGAGATGACGCGGCTGTTCAACGCGGGCGCGGAGTGGGCGCGGTCCGGCCCCAAGTGGCGCATCACGCCGCCGGGCTACGAGTCCGGCGAAGGGGTGAAGTTCCGCGCCGGCACCGTACTGACCGACACAGGTCGCGGGGCGCCGCGCGGCGAACTCGGGCCGCCGAAGTGGCCGCTGCCGGCAACGGTGCCGCCGGAGAAATAG
- a CDS encoding SDR family NAD(P)-dependent oxidoreductase, with the protein MSTERKVALVTGSATGVGRACAVRFAKLGYAVVINYSKSEAAAHETLELVEAAGAPALLCHANVAHAAEVEQMVAAAGATFDRLDVLVNNAATTHFVPHTDLDALTDQVWQEIIGVNVMGAFYCTRAALPLLKAAHGNVVNVTSVAGLTGQGSSIPYCASKAALNCMTQSLARAFGPDVRVNAVAPGPILTRWLEGREAHVEKYLEQAPLGRAATPEDIADAVVYLATGTTLTTGQVLVVDGGRTM; encoded by the coding sequence ATGTCCACCGAACGAAAAGTCGCGCTCGTTACCGGTTCGGCCACCGGCGTCGGGCGGGCGTGCGCCGTCCGGTTCGCGAAACTCGGTTACGCCGTCGTCATCAACTACTCGAAGTCCGAGGCCGCCGCGCACGAGACGCTCGAACTCGTCGAGGCCGCGGGCGCGCCCGCGCTGCTGTGCCACGCCAACGTCGCGCACGCGGCGGAAGTCGAGCAAATGGTCGCCGCCGCGGGGGCGACGTTCGACCGGCTCGACGTGCTCGTGAACAACGCGGCCACGACCCACTTCGTGCCCCACACCGACCTCGACGCGCTCACCGACCAGGTGTGGCAGGAGATCATCGGCGTGAACGTGATGGGGGCGTTCTACTGCACCCGCGCCGCGCTGCCGCTCTTGAAGGCGGCGCACGGGAACGTGGTCAACGTGACGAGTGTCGCCGGCCTCACGGGGCAGGGCAGCTCGATCCCCTACTGCGCGAGCAAGGCGGCCCTCAACTGTATGACGCAATCGCTCGCGCGGGCCTTCGGGCCGGACGTGCGCGTCAACGCGGTCGCCCCGGGACCGATCCTGACGCGGTGGCTGGAGGGGCGCGAGGCCCACGTGGAGAAGTACCTGGAGCAGGCGCCGCTCGGCCGCGCCGCCACTCCCGAGGACATCGCCGACGCGGTCGTCTACCTGGCGACCGGCACCACGCTCACCACGGGTCAGGTACTGGTTGTGGACGGCGGGCGAACGATGTAG
- a CDS encoding carbon-nitrogen hydrolase family protein → MIIALASPSVATSLDDGLDKIKHLMSAASARGAEIVCFPEAYLPGLRGQDFDVVPFDHTHQKRVLETVAAWARAYALATILGTERLTAAGRQIAAYVFGTEGQGLGYQTKNQIDPTEDPFYVPGDTRQLFEVNGVKFGVAICHEGWRYPETVRWAAVRGAKIVFHPQHTGANLAGVLPTQWGAVDGPYYEKAMMMRSRENTIYFASVNYALRFPESATSLIDPSGRCQAYLPYGQEGVLVQEIKLEDATGLLARRYAPERYREAEPE, encoded by the coding sequence ATGATCATTGCCCTCGCGTCGCCGAGTGTTGCCACGTCCCTTGATGACGGCCTGGACAAGATCAAACACCTGATGTCCGCGGCGTCGGCCCGGGGCGCGGAGATCGTGTGCTTCCCGGAAGCCTATTTGCCGGGCTTGCGGGGCCAGGACTTCGACGTGGTGCCCTTTGATCACACGCACCAGAAACGGGTACTCGAAACCGTCGCTGCGTGGGCCCGAGCGTATGCCCTGGCGACAATTCTCGGTACGGAACGACTCACGGCCGCCGGGCGGCAAATCGCCGCTTACGTCTTCGGTACCGAGGGGCAGGGCCTGGGGTACCAGACCAAGAACCAGATCGACCCGACCGAAGACCCGTTCTACGTGCCCGGCGACACCCGGCAGCTGTTCGAGGTCAACGGGGTCAAGTTCGGCGTGGCGATCTGTCACGAGGGCTGGCGGTACCCGGAAACGGTCCGCTGGGCCGCGGTGCGCGGCGCCAAAATTGTCTTCCACCCCCAACACACTGGAGCGAATCTCGCCGGCGTGCTGCCGACGCAGTGGGGTGCGGTCGATGGGCCGTATTACGAGAAGGCGATGATGATGCGCAGCCGGGAGAACACCATCTACTTCGCGAGTGTCAATTACGCGCTGCGGTTCCCGGAGTCCGCGACGAGCCTCATCGACCCGTCCGGCCGCTGTCAGGCGTACCTGCCCTACGGGCAGGAAGGCGTTCTCGTGCAAGAGATCAAGCTCGAAGACGCGACCGGGTTACTGGCCCGTCGCTACGCTCCCGAGCGCTATCGAGAGGCGGAGCCCGAATAG